ccaataaatttaataatttcaattaaagtctacatttttgcattaacaaaaatagtgagtattagttgcattatgttcaacatttataataaaaaacacaatagtttaggtcacatatttttttttgtgcagtaaataaaaataaagtttattactttttctaaaaaaatttatgcctagtattgaatttactgcgcaaataataagacttaaacatttaaatacaaaacatatataaaataaactgatctgcttaaaagttggcgggaaatgaaaatgcagcccacctttagtcccggctcctgccaccggctaggactaaaggtgggctgcatttggcggcccgccaaaaaattctttagtcccggctccttccaacagccgggactaaaggttccccctttagtcccggctggtggcaggagttgggactaaaggtgctttagtcccgggaggtggatggagccgggactaaaggtccctctcctatATACCGCTGCCTCCCTTCTCTCTTTCTCCTCATCGATCGTCTTCGTCTTCAGCGTGTCCCCAGAGCTCTGTCGCCGCCGATTCGCCTCcccggccacccccgacgccgccttcctcacCAGAGGGCACCCCAAGGCTCacccacctcgccggagtagccccgacACCGCGCCctcaccgaggagcccccggccgCCCTCGACGCAGCGCgcacgccacgccgccgccgatttcgccttcccggccacccccgacgccgccttcctcacAGGAGGGCACCCCGACGCCCGCCCACCTCGCTGGAGTAGCCCTGACGCTGCGCCCCTCAAGGAGGAGCCCCTGGCTGCCCCTGATGCCGCGccttcttcctcaccggagggcatcccgacgcccacccacacctcgccggagtagccccgacgaCGCCACGCCCGACCAGGAGCCCCCGTGCCTCGATCCAGCGCCGCTGTCC
Above is a genomic segment from Miscanthus floridulus cultivar M001 chromosome 3, ASM1932011v1, whole genome shotgun sequence containing:
- the LOC136544544 gene encoding predicted GPI-anchored protein 58; protein product: MEPGLKVPLLYTAASLLSFSSSIVFVFSVSPELCRRRFASPATPDAAFLTRGHPKAHPPRRSSPDTAPSPRSPRPPSTQRARHAAADFAFPATPDAAFLTGGHPDARPPRWSSPDAAPLKEEPLAAPDAAPSSSPEGIPTPTHTSPE